The Pirellulales bacterium genome includes a region encoding these proteins:
- a CDS encoding BON domain-containing protein, with protein sequence MLDAPCLDERLDEIASRNPYLARRNLRIESQNGRVTLKGTVASYFHKQMAQEALRQVDGIGEIENQLEVEWV encoded by the coding sequence ATGCTCGACGCTCCCTGTCTCGATGAACGGCTCGACGAGATCGCCTCGCGCAATCCCTACCTGGCCCGGCGCAATCTGCGCATCGAGTCGCAGAACGGCCGCGTGACCCTTAAGGGCACCGTGGCTTCCTACTTCCACAAGCAGATGGCGCAAGAAGCGCTTCGCCAGGTGGACGGGATCGGCGAAATCGAGAACCAGCTCGAAGTCGAGTGGGTCTGA
- a CDS encoding cryptochrome/photolyase family protein: MQIALVYPHQLFAEHPALDGAAACVLVEEPLLFSQYRFHALKLALHRSAMQQFAARVRRRGIAVHVAEAHQLCDTASIAPLLRQLGATQARLVDPCDDWLLTRLSRGLYAAELPVTLLEDPHFLTPLRDFNDFCDGRPRLLFADFYQWQRQRLGILLTPQGRPHGGKWSFDTANRRKLPRRMAIPWLDRPTPDAHAAAAGRYVAERFPRARGSGCELRYPATPEQAQAWLGQFLDERLPLFGDYEDAIAASESYLFHSVLTPALNCGLLSPAEVIEQALERADRVPLNSLEGFVRQVIGWREYVRGVYHRWGRRQRTLNFWGHRRPMPRAMYDGTTGIDPVDTVIHRVLQHAYCHHIERLMVLGNFMLLCEIDPDAVYQWFMELFIDAYDWVMVPNVYGMSQFADGGLITTKPYISGSSYVLKMSNFQRGPWCAVWDALYWRFIDRHREFFAGNPRMAVMVAQCERLGSRLVEHHRTAENFLARLHG; the protein is encoded by the coding sequence ATGCAGATCGCGCTCGTCTATCCGCATCAATTGTTCGCCGAGCATCCGGCGCTGGACGGCGCGGCGGCGTGTGTGCTGGTCGAAGAGCCGCTGCTGTTTAGCCAATACCGGTTTCACGCGCTGAAGCTGGCCCTGCACCGCTCGGCGATGCAGCAGTTCGCGGCGCGCGTGCGCCGCCGCGGCATCGCCGTGCACGTCGCCGAGGCGCACCAACTCTGCGACACGGCCAGCATCGCGCCGCTGTTGCGGCAACTCGGCGCCACGCAGGCGCGCCTGGTCGATCCTTGCGACGATTGGCTGCTGACCCGGTTGTCGCGAGGGCTCTACGCGGCCGAGTTGCCGGTGACCTTGCTGGAAGACCCGCATTTCCTCACGCCGCTCCGGGATTTCAACGATTTTTGCGACGGTCGCCCGCGGCTGCTGTTTGCCGATTTCTACCAGTGGCAGCGACAGCGGCTAGGTATTCTGCTCACGCCGCAGGGCCGGCCCCACGGCGGCAAGTGGAGCTTCGACACGGCCAACCGCCGCAAACTGCCGCGCCGCATGGCAATACCTTGGCTTGACCGGCCGACACCCGATGCGCACGCCGCCGCGGCCGGGCGGTATGTCGCTGAACGGTTTCCGCGTGCCCGGGGCTCCGGCTGCGAACTGCGTTACCCGGCGACGCCCGAACAGGCTCAGGCCTGGCTCGGCCAGTTTCTCGACGAGCGATTGCCGCTGTTCGGCGACTACGAAGACGCGATTGCGGCCAGCGAAAGCTACCTGTTCCACTCGGTGCTTACACCCGCCTTGAATTGCGGCCTGCTCTCCCCCGCCGAGGTGATCGAGCAAGCTCTGGAACGAGCTGATCGCGTACCGCTCAACTCGCTCGAAGGTTTCGTGCGCCAGGTGATCGGCTGGCGGGAATACGTCCGCGGCGTCTATCACCGCTGGGGCCGGCGGCAACGGACGTTGAATTTCTGGGGGCATCGCCGCCCGATGCCCCGGGCCATGTACGACGGCACCACCGGCATCGACCCCGTCGACACGGTGATCCATCGCGTGCTCCAGCATGCCTATTGTCATCACATCGAGCGATTGATGGTGCTGGGCAATTTCATGTTGCTCTGCGAGATCGACCCCGACGCGGTTTATCAGTGGTTCATGGAGCTGTTCATCGACGCCTACGATTGGGTGATGGTGCCCAACGTCTACGGCATGAGCCAATTCGCCGACGGCGGGCTGATCACGACCAAGCCGTACATCAGCGGCTCGAGCTACGTGCTGAAGATGAGCAATTTCCAGCGCGGGCCCTGGTGCGCGGTCTGGGACGCGCTCTACTGGCGCTTCATCGATCGGCACCGCGAGTTCTTTGCCGGCAATCCGCGGATGGCGGTCATGGTGGCGCAGTGCGAGCGCCTGGGCAGCCGCCTTGTCGAGCATCACCGCACGGCGGAGAACTTTCTTGCCAGGTTGCACGGCTAG
- the tpx gene encoding thiol peroxidase: MSRSGAVTFKGNPMTLAGDEVKVGQQAPNFSLRRFADGAMQMVTLETLKGKPTMLSVVPSLDTPVCQQQTKRFNQELASLGDKINAVTVSVDLPFAMNRFCGSEQITNLMSCSDYFDRNFGRSWGMLIEELQLLARGTFVLDANGKVVYAETVKEVAEHPNYDAALAALKSQVK; the protein is encoded by the coding sequence ATGTCACGAAGCGGAGCAGTAACGTTCAAGGGCAACCCGATGACCCTGGCCGGCGACGAAGTGAAGGTTGGGCAGCAGGCGCCCAATTTCTCGCTGCGCCGCTTTGCCGACGGGGCCATGCAAATGGTCACGCTGGAAACGCTCAAGGGCAAGCCAACGATGCTGAGCGTTGTCCCGTCACTCGATACGCCGGTGTGCCAGCAGCAGACCAAGCGATTCAACCAGGAGCTGGCGAGCCTGGGCGACAAGATCAATGCCGTGACGGTAAGCGTCGATCTGCCGTTCGCGATGAACCGTTTCTGCGGTTCCGAGCAAATCACCAATCTGATGAGCTGCAGTGATTATTTCGATCGCAATTTCGGCCGCTCGTGGGGCATGCTGATCGAGGAGCTGCAATTGCTGGCCCGCGGCACGTTCGTGCTCGACGCCAACGGCAAGGTCGTCTACGCCGAAACGGTGAAAGAAGTCGCCGAGCATCCGAACTACGACGCGGCCCTGGCGGCGCTCAAGTCGCAGGTGAAGTAA
- a CDS encoding thioredoxin family protein, with amino-acid sequence MRKIFLPLATFALLSGLTMASTVQAAEAVGLKPEVAGAAEAASPIGMKIDGFKLLDYRGKDHSLADYADHQVLVVAFLGVECPLVKLYAPRLQEIANRFADQGVAVIGINSNRQDPPTKIGAFAQRSGVEFPILKDPDNAVADQFHAIRTPEIFVLDRDRVVRYWGRVDDQYGFTTGVGYGKKEITREDLIVALEEVLAGKPVSVAVTPAPGCHIGRVPKVSPHGDVTFSNQIVRIINNRCVQCHREGQIGPFAMTSYDEIVGWGEMIREVVNDNRMPPWHASPEYGHFANDPRLTEEEKSLISTWVANGMPEGDLSQMPSPPNFGEGWGIPTPDAIYYIDEQPYQVAGEGVIDYQYFVVDPGYTKDVWLKAFECRPGNYAVVHHIIAFIQEPSGKRTPVPAYVPGKDAPLPSEVNGQYVGSGDERGSGGATSARRGAQIGYAPGMPPANYKDGWGLRVPAGSKFVFQMHYTAAGTEQPDRSCLGVVFADPSTIKHEVQGGVCGTVSFAIPPNDPDYVVTAKHRIRRDTLLVGFMPHLHVRGTAFRYEAVYPDGHTEILLDVPRYDFNWQLWYEPKEPVLLPKGSKLICTAHYDNSEDNVYNPDPSAEVVFGEQTWDEMMFGWYVWIDPHDNPQDRAQGLAGATEPDQAQEIAVDEATEGSGD; translated from the coding sequence ATGAGAAAGATTTTCCTGCCCCTTGCAACGTTCGCCCTGCTGTCAGGTTTGACGATGGCGTCGACGGTTCAGGCGGCCGAGGCCGTTGGTCTGAAGCCCGAAGTGGCCGGCGCCGCCGAGGCCGCCTCGCCTATCGGCATGAAGATCGACGGCTTCAAGCTCTTGGACTACCGCGGCAAGGATCACAGCCTGGCCGACTATGCCGACCACCAGGTGCTGGTCGTGGCGTTCCTGGGAGTCGAGTGCCCGCTGGTGAAGTTGTACGCTCCGCGGCTGCAGGAAATCGCCAATCGCTTCGCCGACCAGGGCGTCGCGGTCATCGGCATCAACTCGAACCGTCAGGACCCGCCGACCAAGATCGGCGCGTTCGCCCAGCGGTCTGGCGTCGAGTTCCCCATTCTGAAGGACCCGGACAACGCGGTGGCGGACCAGTTTCACGCGATCCGTACGCCGGAGATCTTCGTGCTCGATCGTGATCGCGTCGTGCGCTACTGGGGCCGCGTCGACGATCAATACGGCTTCACCACCGGCGTCGGCTACGGCAAGAAGGAAATTACCCGCGAAGACCTGATCGTCGCCCTTGAGGAAGTGCTCGCGGGCAAGCCGGTCAGCGTGGCCGTGACCCCGGCGCCGGGCTGCCACATCGGACGCGTTCCGAAGGTTTCGCCGCACGGCGACGTGACCTTCTCGAATCAGATCGTCCGCATCATCAACAATCGCTGCGTGCAGTGCCACCGCGAGGGCCAGATCGGTCCGTTCGCGATGACCAGCTACGACGAGATCGTCGGTTGGGGCGAGATGATTCGCGAAGTGGTGAACGACAATCGCATGCCGCCCTGGCACGCCAGTCCCGAGTACGGTCACTTTGCCAATGATCCGCGCTTGACCGAAGAAGAAAAGTCGTTGATCTCGACTTGGGTCGCCAACGGCATGCCCGAGGGCGATCTCAGCCAGATGCCGTCGCCGCCTAATTTCGGCGAGGGCTGGGGTATCCCCACGCCTGACGCGATCTACTACATCGACGAACAGCCCTACCAGGTGGCCGGCGAAGGTGTGATCGACTACCAATACTTCGTCGTTGATCCGGGCTACACCAAAGACGTCTGGCTCAAGGCATTCGAATGTCGGCCGGGCAACTATGCGGTCGTGCACCACATCATCGCCTTTATTCAGGAGCCGAGCGGCAAGCGGACCCCGGTTCCGGCCTACGTGCCCGGCAAGGATGCACCGCTACCGAGCGAAGTGAACGGCCAATACGTGGGCTCGGGTGACGAACGCGGTTCGGGTGGCGCGACCTCGGCACGACGTGGCGCTCAGATCGGCTATGCCCCGGGAATGCCGCCGGCAAATTACAAAGACGGGTGGGGCCTCCGCGTCCCGGCCGGCAGCAAGTTCGTGTTCCAGATGCACTACACAGCCGCCGGCACCGAGCAGCCCGACCGGAGCTGCCTGGGCGTCGTGTTTGCCGATCCGAGCACGATCAAGCATGAAGTCCAAGGCGGCGTGTGCGGCACGGTCTCGTTCGCCATTCCGCCCAACGATCCGGACTACGTGGTCACGGCCAAGCACCGAATTCGTCGCGATACGCTGCTGGTCGGCTTTATGCCGCACCTGCACGTGCGTGGCACGGCCTTCCGCTACGAAGCGGTCTACCCGGACGGCCACACCGAGATCCTGCTCGATGTGCCGCGCTACGACTTCAATTGGCAGTTGTGGTACGAGCCGAAAGAGCCGGTGCTGCTGCCCAAGGGCAGCAAGCTGATCTGCACGGCGCACTATGACAACTCGGAAGACAACGTCTACAACCCCGATCCGTCGGCCGAAGTCGTCTTCGGCGAGCAGACCTGGGATGAAATGATGTTCGGCTGGTACGTGTGGATCGATCCGCATGACAACCCGCAAGACCGTGCGCAGGGCCTGGCCGGAGCCACCGAGCCGGACCAAGCGCAAGAGATCGCTGTCGACGAGGCGACCGAAGGTTCGGGCGACTGA
- the ruvB gene encoding Holliday junction branch migration DNA helicase RuvB codes for MTREAILRPADDPQDDDRDLRPQRMIDMVGQREVMARLAIAVDAARKRGEPLGHILFDGPPGLGKTTFATVIPRDLGVPLQIASGAALDAPKDLLPYLTNIEEGAVLFIDEIHRLPKAVEEFLYPAMEDFRIDIALGEGVNARTINMPLKRFTLIGATTRPGLLSAPLRDRFQMREHLDFYSVVELADIVRRSAAKLRVAIDDTSAAIVARRSRGTPRVANNRLRWVRDYATSKADGRITVAVAEAALDMQGIDTLGLDVQDRRYLETIVRVFQGGPVGVESVAYTMNTPPDTLIDDVEPFLLRQGLLIRSPRGRKLTDAAYEHLGVAAPNSGDSEQRTLF; via the coding sequence ATGACCCGCGAAGCGATCCTCCGCCCGGCCGACGACCCCCAGGACGACGATCGCGACCTGCGCCCGCAGCGGATGATCGACATGGTGGGCCAGCGCGAGGTAATGGCCCGGCTGGCGATCGCCGTCGATGCGGCCCGCAAACGAGGCGAGCCCTTAGGGCATATCTTGTTCGACGGCCCGCCGGGACTGGGCAAGACGACCTTTGCCACGGTCATTCCGCGCGACCTGGGGGTGCCGCTGCAAATCGCCAGCGGCGCCGCGCTCGACGCCCCCAAGGATTTGCTCCCCTACTTGACTAACATCGAGGAGGGGGCCGTGTTGTTCATCGACGAGATTCACCGCCTGCCCAAGGCCGTCGAGGAGTTTCTCTATCCGGCGATGGAAGACTTCCGCATCGACATCGCCCTGGGCGAGGGCGTCAATGCCCGGACGATCAACATGCCGCTCAAGCGGTTCACGCTGATCGGCGCGACGACACGGCCGGGCCTGTTGTCGGCGCCGCTGCGCGACCGGTTCCAGATGCGCGAGCACTTGGATTTCTACTCGGTCGTCGAATTGGCCGACATTGTGCGGCGCAGCGCGGCCAAGCTGCGCGTGGCCATCGACGACACTTCCGCCGCCATCGTCGCGCGTCGCAGTCGCGGCACGCCCCGAGTGGCCAACAACCGCCTGCGCTGGGTTCGCGACTATGCCACGAGCAAGGCCGACGGTCGGATCACCGTGGCCGTCGCCGAAGCGGCCCTCGACATGCAAGGCATCGACACGTTGGGGCTTGACGTGCAGGATCGCCGCTATCTGGAGACGATCGTGCGTGTGTTTCAGGGTGGGCCGGTCGGCGTCGAGTCGGTCGCCTATACGATGAACACGCCGCCCGATACGCTGATCGACGACGTCGAGCCGTTTCTCTTGCGCCAGGGGCTGTTGATTCGCAGCCCGCGGGGTCGCAAGCTCACCGACGCGGCCTATGAGCACCTGGGCGTGGCTGCCCCCAACTCGGGCGATTCTGAACAGCGGACCCTGTTCTAG
- a CDS encoding cation diffusion facilitator family transporter, producing MASPLQRNAILGLVASLGLAGAKLVAGVVGHSTALVADAVESLADSVGSIVVWQGLRVADRPPDRDHPYGYGRAEAVAALVVGGLLLLAATLIVVKAFGEMMTPHQAPAAWTLLVLLVVLVVKEGLFRLVLQGAEEFASDAARADAWHHRSDAITSAAALVGVTLAVWGPGWFGYERLVLADEAAAILASGIIVLTGVRLIRPALGELLDAVSHELAADVRRSAAQLPDVRLIEKVHARKSGRGYHIDLHLHVPPDMDVRTAHALAGKVKAHIRAQHPSVEQVLIHIEPAEE from the coding sequence ATGGCATCGCCACTCCAACGCAACGCAATCCTCGGGCTCGTCGCCAGCCTGGGTCTGGCCGGGGCGAAACTTGTGGCCGGCGTGGTGGGCCATTCCACGGCACTCGTGGCCGACGCAGTCGAGTCGCTGGCCGATTCCGTGGGCTCGATCGTCGTCTGGCAGGGTTTGCGCGTGGCCGATCGACCGCCCGATCGCGATCATCCTTACGGCTACGGCAGGGCCGAGGCCGTGGCGGCGCTGGTCGTCGGCGGGTTATTGCTGCTCGCGGCGACGCTGATCGTCGTCAAGGCGTTCGGCGAGATGATGACGCCGCATCAGGCCCCCGCCGCGTGGACGCTGCTGGTGCTGCTGGTGGTGCTGGTCGTCAAAGAGGGGCTCTTCCGGCTCGTGCTGCAAGGTGCCGAGGAGTTTGCGTCCGACGCGGCCCGGGCCGACGCCTGGCATCATCGCAGCGACGCGATCACCTCGGCAGCCGCGTTGGTGGGCGTGACCCTGGCGGTCTGGGGCCCCGGCTGGTTCGGCTACGAGCGGCTCGTCCTGGCGGACGAGGCGGCCGCGATCCTCGCCAGCGGCATCATCGTGCTGACCGGCGTGCGCTTGATCCGTCCGGCGCTGGGTGAGCTGCTCGACGCGGTGTCGCACGAATTGGCGGCCGACGTCCGCCGCAGCGCCGCGCAGTTGCCGGACGTGCGACTGATCGAGAAAGTCCATGCCCGCAAGAGCGGCCGCGGTTACCACATCGATCTGCACCTGCACGTGCCGCCGGACATGGACGTGCGGACCGCGCATGCCTTGGCCGGTAAGGTCAAGGCGCACATTCGCGCCCAGCACCCCAGCGTGGAACAGGTCTTGATCCACATCGAGCCTGCCGAGGAGTGA
- a CDS encoding M48 family metalloprotease: MPLSIALAILLALVAAEFPPEFAWGSLANRLLFVGTAAMAAPLVAMAAAAWTARGVSAPSVASGPLLDRFERWRGRAHALWLISVVALAFAAGWGEIVRQRFGLQDWVLADELLILLPVLGPLLLLWAATYRVEEALARRAARCGIPSPGHHSRLRYLVRNLRQQVLPVAVPVLLAAAASDLLGWLPPGPLTNAALVIAGGMFLALLVLGYPWLLRMVWPTAELSEGPLKERLLELCAASRVRIDRLLVWQSDRRIVNAAVAGIVPGCRFVFLSDGLLATLAPQQIEAVFLHELGHLRYRHLLSRACAVFAPVGLAAVGAAVAGLKAEWPANATGMTIVWIAVLGGLYVWFGIGRLARALEIQADAFACRALAAQRLAACPVSTTPAAGLDQAVEDYLATLERLVAHSGAANRATWQHDGLARRANRLRRVLASPQSEKHFERRLALVRWLLGAASIATLMALPW, encoded by the coding sequence ATGCCCCTTTCGATCGCCCTGGCAATTCTGCTCGCGCTCGTGGCGGCCGAATTCCCGCCAGAGTTTGCCTGGGGTAGCTTGGCCAACCGGCTGCTGTTTGTGGGCACCGCCGCGATGGCGGCGCCGCTCGTTGCCATGGCCGCGGCCGCATGGACGGCTCGCGGGGTTTCGGCCCCATCGGTCGCCTCGGGCCCCTTGCTCGATCGCTTTGAACGATGGCGCGGCAGGGCACATGCGCTCTGGCTGATTTCGGTCGTCGCGCTAGCGTTTGCCGCCGGCTGGGGTGAGATCGTTCGCCAACGATTCGGCCTTCAGGATTGGGTGCTGGCCGACGAACTGCTGATCCTGCTGCCGGTGCTGGGGCCCTTGCTCTTGCTGTGGGCGGCCACCTATCGCGTCGAAGAGGCCCTCGCCCGCCGCGCCGCGCGCTGCGGGATTCCATCGCCGGGGCACCATTCGCGTCTACGCTACCTGGTCCGGAACCTGCGGCAGCAAGTGTTGCCAGTGGCGGTGCCGGTACTTCTGGCGGCGGCCGCGTCCGATCTGTTGGGTTGGCTCCCGCCGGGCCCGCTGACGAATGCCGCGCTGGTGATTGCCGGCGGCATGTTCCTGGCGTTGCTCGTGTTGGGCTATCCCTGGCTGCTGCGAATGGTCTGGCCCACGGCGGAGCTTTCCGAGGGACCGCTCAAGGAACGCCTGCTCGAGTTGTGCGCGGCCAGCCGCGTGCGCATCGATCGATTGCTGGTCTGGCAGAGCGATCGCCGAATCGTCAACGCAGCGGTCGCCGGCATCGTGCCCGGCTGTCGGTTTGTGTTTCTCAGCGACGGGCTACTGGCCACGCTCGCACCGCAGCAGATCGAGGCCGTGTTCCTGCACGAGTTGGGGCATCTGCGCTACCGGCACCTATTGTCGCGGGCCTGCGCGGTGTTCGCACCGGTGGGTCTTGCGGCCGTGGGAGCGGCCGTCGCCGGCCTGAAGGCCGAATGGCCGGCCAACGCGACGGGAATGACCATCGTGTGGATCGCCGTCTTGGGCGGATTGTATGTCTGGTTCGGCATCGGCCGTCTGGCCCGGGCCTTGGAGATCCAGGCCGACGCCTTTGCTTGCCGTGCCCTGGCCGCGCAGCGGCTGGCCGCATGCCCCGTGTCGACGACACCGGCGGCGGGGCTCGATCAGGCCGTCGAGGATTATCTCGCCACGCTCGAGCGTTTGGTGGCCCACTCGGGCGCCGCAAATCGGGCGACCTGGCAGCACGACGGGCTGGCCCGGCGCGCGAACCGGCTGCGTCGGGTGCTCGCTTCGCCGCAGTCCGAAAAACACTTCGAGCGGCGGCTGGCCCTCGTCCGATGGCTCTTGGGAGCAGCCAGCATCGCGACTCTGATGGCGTTGCCCTGGTAG
- a CDS encoding penicillin acylase family protein, giving the protein MFSNTLRSSWSGSLVCWLFLYVAACGAEQADYNPPPAGKVRIVRDTYGVPHVIAAGNRELLFGVGYAQAEDQLENLATNFLRGQGRAAEREGAAQLEIDHLVRLFELPARARAGVSQLDADARRDLESFCDGVNAYLAEHRAQTPSWVSPVEPAHVLAFAQYIDLLFCLRDCRGDLERAGVRLAALEALPRDSDELWGSNQFALAPRRSATGQALLSMDPHLPLSGFFRWYEMHTVGPETNVMGACFFGSPYVSMGRTDHSGWCMTVNGPDLGDVFVFEVRPDDPTQYKDVDGWQAFRTATEEYAIASATGGDGASNKRARACKWTSVGPVVAEAAGKAYVFALPLPEIGGRVEQLAHMAQAANVGEFRDALRPLGLSMFNIVYADTAGDIYYVSNGRVAERDTRIDARDLRPGDAAWARWQGFHPLEELPQTLNPPAGFLLNANSGPQNVTPEGAPDLSTFPPYMNRQLANSRSRRLNELLSNDTLVDWDELAAYATDTQIEAAGRYVPPLVAALLRQADHDAERRAALTEVATVLDRWDRRTDLTSRGAALFWHLATDKTVAALLGKEPPSDDAPLAAAVLAVTDRLRGASQPLDLPWQDFCRIRRGDVEMGMIGCGIPRGAGATALIGAALRPSSGSVRDGRLWCDTGSSYGMLIDFSGRTRAVSCLPFGITDHPESKHFADQLPLYAAGRFKPAWFWPDELAANTESERTLSVPEAN; this is encoded by the coding sequence ATGTTTTCCAACACACTGCGTTCGAGTTGGTCGGGGTCGTTGGTCTGCTGGCTGTTCCTCTACGTGGCGGCTTGTGGCGCCGAGCAAGCGGATTACAACCCGCCACCCGCGGGGAAGGTGCGGATCGTCCGCGATACGTACGGGGTGCCGCACGTGATCGCTGCCGGCAATCGCGAGCTGCTCTTTGGCGTGGGCTACGCGCAGGCCGAGGACCAGTTGGAGAACCTCGCCACGAACTTCCTCCGCGGCCAAGGCCGCGCCGCCGAACGCGAAGGGGCTGCTCAGCTCGAAATCGACCATCTCGTGCGGTTGTTCGAACTGCCGGCGCGTGCCCGCGCGGGCGTTTCGCAGCTCGATGCCGACGCGCGTCGCGACCTGGAATCCTTTTGCGACGGCGTGAATGCCTATCTGGCCGAACATCGCGCGCAAACTCCGTCGTGGGTCTCGCCGGTCGAACCAGCGCACGTGCTGGCGTTTGCCCAATACATCGATCTGCTGTTCTGCCTGCGCGATTGCCGAGGCGATCTCGAAAGGGCAGGAGTCCGGCTCGCGGCTTTGGAAGCGCTGCCGCGCGATTCCGACGAACTGTGGGGATCAAATCAGTTTGCCCTCGCGCCGCGGCGGTCGGCCACGGGCCAGGCGCTGCTGTCGATGGATCCCCATTTGCCCCTGAGCGGTTTCTTTCGCTGGTACGAGATGCACACGGTGGGGCCCGAGACGAACGTCATGGGGGCCTGCTTCTTCGGGTCGCCCTATGTCAGCATGGGCCGCACCGATCACAGCGGCTGGTGCATGACCGTCAACGGGCCCGACCTGGGCGACGTGTTCGTCTTCGAAGTGCGGCCCGACGACCCGACCCAATACAAGGACGTCGACGGCTGGCAAGCGTTCCGCACGGCGACCGAGGAATATGCGATCGCATCGGCAACCGGCGGCGACGGCGCGTCAAACAAGCGGGCACGCGCGTGCAAATGGACCTCGGTCGGGCCCGTCGTTGCCGAGGCCGCGGGCAAGGCCTACGTGTTTGCCCTACCGCTGCCGGAAATCGGCGGCCGAGTGGAACAACTGGCCCACATGGCGCAAGCGGCCAACGTCGGCGAGTTCCGCGACGCGCTGCGTCCCTTGGGACTATCGATGTTCAACATCGTTTACGCCGACACGGCCGGCGACATCTACTACGTCAGCAACGGGCGCGTGGCCGAGCGCGACACGCGCATCGATGCCCGCGACCTGCGTCCGGGCGACGCAGCGTGGGCCCGATGGCAGGGGTTTCACCCGCTCGAAGAGCTGCCCCAGACGCTCAATCCGCCGGCCGGGTTTCTGCTCAACGCCAACAGCGGCCCCCAGAACGTCACGCCGGAAGGCGCACCGGACCTGAGCACTTTTCCGCCATACATGAATCGTCAATTGGCGAACAGCCGCTCGCGGCGACTGAACGAGCTGCTGTCCAACGACACGTTGGTCGATTGGGATGAACTGGCGGCGTATGCAACCGATACGCAGATCGAAGCGGCCGGGCGATATGTCCCGCCGCTCGTGGCCGCGCTGTTGCGCCAGGCCGATCACGATGCGGAGCGGCGCGCGGCCTTGACCGAGGTGGCCACGGTGCTCGACCGCTGGGATCGACGGACTGATCTGACCTCGCGCGGGGCGGCGCTGTTCTGGCACCTGGCCACCGACAAGACCGTCGCCGCGCTGCTTGGCAAAGAACCGCCCAGCGATGACGCCCCGCTCGCGGCGGCCGTGCTGGCCGTTACCGATCGGTTGCGCGGCGCATCGCAGCCGCTGGATCTACCGTGGCAGGATTTCTGCCGCATCCGCCGCGGCGACGTTGAAATGGGCATGATCGGCTGCGGGATCCCGCGCGGGGCAGGCGCCACGGCTCTGATCGGCGCCGCCCTGCGACCGAGTTCGGGCAGTGTCCGCGACGGCCGGCTCTGGTGCGATACGGGTTCCAGCTATGGCATGCTGATCGACTTTTCGGGCCGCACCCGGGCCGTCAGTTGCCTGCCGTTTGGCATCACCGACCACCCGGAATCGAAGCATTTCGCCGATCAATTGCCGCTCTATGCGGCCGGACGGTTCAAACCCGCCTGGTTCTGGCCCGACGAGCTTGCGGCAAACACGGAAAGCGAGCGGACCTTATCGGTCCCCGAGGCGAATTAG